The genomic region ATGCGGAGGTCGCAGCCGGACCCGGTAATGCCCAGCAGCGTCTCGGCGTCATCGTCACCGAACTGGACCCGGAGCGAGCTGAGGAACAGCAGCTCGATGGTGGCGTGTTGGTGCAGTCAGTCGTCGAAGGCCCGTTCGCTGATGCTGGCGTGCGGCCGGGTGATGTGATTCTGTCGATCAATCTGCAGGACGTACGCACCGTCGCGGAATTCAATGCCGTGGTGGCCGAGCTGCCGGCAGGCAAATCGGTGCCGATTCATGTGGTACGACGCGGTAACGCACAGTTTTTGGTGCTTCGTATACCGGAACAGTGAGCAAATCCGGTAAGATCGGCGTCCTTTTGCGGGGCCCAACACGGCCCCGCATGCCCTTACCGTTGTCCTGTTCAAGATTGAGCCTTCATGTCGTACATAGAGCACATCCGAAATTTCTCCATCATTGCCCATATCGATCACGGCAAATCAACGCTGTCGGATCGACTGATTCAGACCTGTGGCGGCCTCGAACAGCGGGAAATGCAGGAGCAGGTGCTCGACAACAATCCGATTGAGCGCGAGCGCGGCATTACCATCAAGGCGCAGAGCGTTACGCTGCATTACACTGCGCAAAACGGCAAAACCTACCAACTGAACTTCATTGACACCCCCGGTCACGTCGACTTTTCCTACGAGGTCAGCCGCTCGCTGGCTGCCTGTGAAGGCGCGCTGCTGGTTGTCGACGCCGCCCAGGGCGTCGAGGCACAAACGCTGGCCAACTGCTACACCGCGATTGAGCAAAACCTCGAAGTGCTGCCGGTACTGAACAAAATTGATTTGCCGACCGCCGATCCGGAGCGTGTGATCCAGGAAGTCGAAGACATGATCGGCCTGGAAGCGAAAACCGCTGTCCGCTGCTCAGCGAAAGAAGGCATCGGCATCATGGATTTGCTGGAGCGCATCGTTGAAGGCGTGCCAGCACCGAAAGGCGATGACGCGGCACCATTGCAAGCGCTGATTATCGATTCGTGGTTCGACAATTACTGCGGCGTCGTGTCGCTGGTGCGGGTCGTCAATGGCTGCATTCGCAAAGGCGAAAAAGTGCAGGTGATGTCGACTGGCCGCGCCTATGAAGTGACCGATCTCGGTATTTTCACGCCGAAGCGCAAACCATTGGATCATCTGAAAGCCGGCGAAGTCGGTTACATCATCGCCGGTATCAAAGAAATCAAAGGCGCCCCGGTTGGCGATACGCTGACGACGCCGAAAAATGGTGCGGAAAAGCCACTGCCAGGTTTCAAGAAAATCAAGCCGCAGGTCTATGCTGGTTTGTTCCCTATCAGCTCCGATGATTATGAAGCCTTCCGCGAAGCGCTCGATAAATTATCGATCAACGATTCGTCATTGTTCTACGAGCCGGAAAGCTCGACGGCGCTGGGTTTTGGTTTCCGTTGCGGCTTCCTCGGCATGCTGCATATGGAAATCATCCAGGAGCGTTTGGAGCGCGAATACGACCTGAATCTGATCACGACGGCGCCTACGGTAATTTACGAAGTATTGAAAACCAACGGCGATGTCGTTTATTGCGAAAACCCTTCGAAATTACCGGATCCGGGTGCCATTGCCGAAACCCGCGAACCGATTTGCGAAGCGCACATCCTGGTGCCGCCAGAGCATCTTGGTGCGGTGATCACCTTGTGTCAGGAAAAGCGCGGTGTGCAAACGAAGTTGCTTTACGTCGGCCGTCAGGTGTCGCTCACGTATGAGTTGCCGATTGCCGAAGTCGTGCTGGATTTCTTCGATCGCTTGAAATCGTGTTCCCGCGGTTATGCTTCGCTCGACTACAACTTTGTCCGTTTCCAGCAAGCCAATCTGGTGCGTCTGGATATCATGATCAACGGCGAAAAAGTCGATGCGCTGGCCAGCATTGTCCATCGCGATCATGCCTATTCTCGTGGCCGTGAAATGGTAGAGAAGATGCGCGAACTGATTCCGCGCCAGATGTTTGAAGTTGCGGTGCAAGCCGCGATTGGTAACCAGATTATTGCCCGCTCATCGGTCAAGGCGATGCGCAAAGACGTATTGGCCAAGTGCTATGGCGGTGACGTGTCCCGTAAGAAAAAATTGTTGGAAAAGCAGAAAGAAGGCAAACGCCGGATGAAACAAGTTGGCCGGGTGGAGATCCCGCAGGAGGCATTCCTGGCCGTGTTGCAGGTGGGTAAGGACAAATAATGACAAAGAAGTTACCGGAATGGTCATGCTATGCCATGGCCGGTTTATTGGTGGTGTTGGCGTTTCTGCTGCTGGCCGATAAATCGCTGTTGATTTTCCTTGGTGCGGTCGCGGCGATGTTTTTTGTTGCCGGCGAAATGCGCCAGGCGATGCTGCTGCTGTTCGGTTTGCCGTTTCTGCTTTTATTGGCCGGTCAGGATTTCTCAGCCGTATTGTTTGCCGCAACCGGTCTGTGCGGCCTGGCCTGGTGGGCCGGCGCCTTACAAAAAGTGCGTTTGCCGGTGGAGATGAGCGAAGAGGAAAAAGCTGCTGAGCCACCGTCAGAATGGGCGGTGACAGTCGAACAGGCGAAATCCTTCTTTCCGATTTTACTGTTTATTTTCCTGTTCCGTTCGTTCCTGATTGAACCGTTCCGGATTCCTTCCGGCTCGATGAAACCGACACTGATCGAAGGCGACTTTATCGCCGTCAACAAGTTTGCGTACGGTATTCGGCTGCCGGTCGTGAACAAGAAGATTCTCGATTTGGGTGGGCCGGAGCGCGGGGATGTTGCGGTGTTTCGCTACCCACATAATCCATCAATTGACTACATCAAGCGGGTCATAGGATTGCCTGGCGACCGGATTGTTTACTCCGATAAGGAAATCCGTATCCAACCAAGTTGTAAAGGCCTTGCCCCGGATAACTGCCCGAAAATGTTCACGGTAGAACGGCAATTGCTGCAGGCGCAAGGATTTGACGACAATGGTGTCGTTGCCGATATTTATCAGGAGACACTCGGAGAACAGCAACACCAACTGCTGATTCGACCGAACCAGCCTGATATGACTCGTCAGTTGCCGGGCAACCGTCTGGATTTTATCGTGCCAGAGGGCCATTATTTCATGATGGGTGATAATCGCGATGGTTCGAATGACAGCAGGTTCTGGGGCTTTGTCCCGGACGAAAACCTGAAAGGTGAGGCGGTCGCGGTGTGGATGCACCTGGATTTTGGTTTTGATCATCCGTTGATTGGCTGGGTGCCAACCGGGGTCAGTTTCAGCCGCATCGGCGGTATCGACTAACGGCTGCCAGACAGTCCGGTAAAACGAGGGTAAACCATGAAACGATATCAACAAGGCATGACCATTTGGGGTTGGCTAATGGTGCTGGGCTTGATCGGCTTTTTTACGATGCTGGTCATCACACTTTTGCCGGTTTACATGGAAAACATGTCGGTGAAGAAGGCGGTTACACAAGTCGCATCACAACCTGATGCTGATACGCTTCGTGAGAAAGACTTGTTTATACGAATGAACAAGCAGTTCTATATCGATGAAGTGCATTCAGTAAAAGAAGATAACATTGTTATTGAGGTCGATGATGATGGCGTCAAATCAGTTGTCATTTATTATGAAGTGCGCAAGCCAATCATGTTCAATGTTGATGCTGTTGTATGGTTTGAAGAACGGCATGTATTAGGCGGCGAGGGATGACGCCCACTTTTCAGGCGTTTTGCCGGCAATTGCCGTATCAGTTTCAAGACAAGGGCCTGCTGGATCAGGCCCTTACTCATCGTAGTGCCTCCTCAAAACACAACGAGCGTCTGGAGTTTCTTGGTGACTCCTTGCTCGGCCAGGTCATTGCTGCGCAGCTCTATCATCGCTTTCCCGACGCTTCTGAAGGAGAGCTGAGCCGGATGCGCTCATCGCTGGTTCGGGAGAGAACGCTGGCAGAGATTGCTACCGAGCTGAATCTTGGTGATGTCCTGAACCTGGGTTCCGGTGAATTGAAAAGCGGTGGTTTCCGCCGGGCTTCGATTTTGGCCGATGCGCTCGAAGCCATTTTCGGCGCGGTTTACCTTGATGGCGGTTTTGACTGCTGTGAGCAGCTCATTCTGAGTCTTTATCGTGAGCGACTTGAAGCGCTGCCTGAAGGTGGCACCGACAAAGATCCGAAAACTACTCTGCAGGAGTGGTTGCAAGGCAAACGCCTGCCACTGCCGGTTTATGATTTGCTGGCGACGTTTGGTGAAGCGCATGCCCAGACGTTTCATGTTCGCTGCACTCTGGAGTCCGGTGAAACGGCGGAAGGCCGAGGCAGCAGTCGGCGCAAAGCCGAACAGCAAGCGGCGCGCAAAATTCTCGATATATTGAAGGTGGAACCATGACTCAGCGTTGCGGCTATGTATCCATTATCGGCCGGCCGAACGTTGGCAAATCGACGCTGCTCAATCGAATTGTCGGCCAGAAAATCAGCATCACTTCACGTCGGCCACAAACCACCCGGCACCGGATCATGGGCATTTTCACCGAAGGCGATGACCAGATCCTGTTTGTCGATACTCCAGGCTTGCATCGACAGGAAGCGCGCGCGATCAATCGCTACATGAATCGCGCAGCGGCGTCCTCTGTCGTCGATGTTGATGCGATTGTCTGGGTCGTCGAAGGATTACAGTGGACAACCGATGATGAGCTGGTGCTCGAGCGCTTGAAAGATGTCGAAGCACCGGTTCTGCTGTTCATCAACAAAGCCGATAAAATTCATCCGAAAGAAAAATTGCTGCCCCATCTGCAAAACTTGGCCACGAAATACTCGTTCGCCGAGTTGATTCCTGGTTCTGCTCAGCTTGGTCGCAACGTCGATACCTTGTTGAATGCGCTGCGTAAGCGCTTGCCGGAAAATACCCACCTTTATGGCGAAGATGAGGTCACCGATCGTAGTCAGCGTTTCATGGCGGCTGAGTTGGTGCGTGAAAAGCTGATGCGCAGTCTCGGCGCTGAATTGCCCTATGCCAGCACTGTTGAAATCGAAGCATTCGAGATGGATGAGCAGGGCAAAGCCAATATTGCCGCTGTCATTTACGTTGAGAGGGCTGGTCAGAAAGCAATTGTGATCGGTGAAAAAGGTGAGCGGTTGAAACAGATTGGCACTGAAGCTCGATTGGAAATGCAAACCACGTTTGATTGTCCGGTTCACTTGCAGCTTTGGGTCAAGGTCAAAGGCGGTTGGGCCGATGATGAGCGCGCCTTACGTAGCCTCGGGTATTTCGAAGACTGACTTATTGAATGAATGTCACGCTGAACGCCTTTGTTTTGCATAGCAGACCCTGGAAAGAGTCGAGTCTGTTGCTGGATGTGTTCAGTGCTGAACTCGGCAATCTACGCGTTGCCGCTCGCGGTGTAAAAGGCAAAAAACGCTCGCCTTTGGCAGGGCTGCTGCAGCCTTTTCAGTTGTTGTCGCTGTCGGTCAATCGTTCGCATGACTACTATTATTTGCAGCAAGCTGATCTGCAAATACCG from Permianibacter aggregans harbors:
- a CDS encoding DUF4845 domain-containing protein; protein product: MKRYQQGMTIWGWLMVLGLIGFFTMLVITLLPVYMENMSVKKAVTQVASQPDADTLREKDLFIRMNKQFYIDEVHSVKEDNIVIEVDDDGVKSVVIYYEVRKPIMFNVDAVVWFEERHVLGGEG
- the lepB gene encoding signal peptidase I is translated as MTKKLPEWSCYAMAGLLVVLAFLLLADKSLLIFLGAVAAMFFVAGEMRQAMLLLFGLPFLLLLAGQDFSAVLFAATGLCGLAWWAGALQKVRLPVEMSEEEKAAEPPSEWAVTVEQAKSFFPILLFIFLFRSFLIEPFRIPSGSMKPTLIEGDFIAVNKFAYGIRLPVVNKKILDLGGPERGDVAVFRYPHNPSIDYIKRVIGLPGDRIVYSDKEIRIQPSCKGLAPDNCPKMFTVERQLLQAQGFDDNGVVADIYQETLGEQQHQLLIRPNQPDMTRQLPGNRLDFIVPEGHYFMMGDNRDGSNDSRFWGFVPDENLKGEAVAVWMHLDFGFDHPLIGWVPTGVSFSRIGGID
- the rnc gene encoding ribonuclease III yields the protein MTPTFQAFCRQLPYQFQDKGLLDQALTHRSASSKHNERLEFLGDSLLGQVIAAQLYHRFPDASEGELSRMRSSLVRERTLAEIATELNLGDVLNLGSGELKSGGFRRASILADALEAIFGAVYLDGGFDCCEQLILSLYRERLEALPEGGTDKDPKTTLQEWLQGKRLPLPVYDLLATFGEAHAQTFHVRCTLESGETAEGRGSSRRKAEQQAARKILDILKVEP
- the lepA gene encoding translation elongation factor 4, whose amino-acid sequence is MSYIEHIRNFSIIAHIDHGKSTLSDRLIQTCGGLEQREMQEQVLDNNPIERERGITIKAQSVTLHYTAQNGKTYQLNFIDTPGHVDFSYEVSRSLAACEGALLVVDAAQGVEAQTLANCYTAIEQNLEVLPVLNKIDLPTADPERVIQEVEDMIGLEAKTAVRCSAKEGIGIMDLLERIVEGVPAPKGDDAAPLQALIIDSWFDNYCGVVSLVRVVNGCIRKGEKVQVMSTGRAYEVTDLGIFTPKRKPLDHLKAGEVGYIIAGIKEIKGAPVGDTLTTPKNGAEKPLPGFKKIKPQVYAGLFPISSDDYEAFREALDKLSINDSSLFYEPESSTALGFGFRCGFLGMLHMEIIQERLEREYDLNLITTAPTVIYEVLKTNGDVVYCENPSKLPDPGAIAETREPICEAHILVPPEHLGAVITLCQEKRGVQTKLLYVGRQVSLTYELPIAEVVLDFFDRLKSCSRGYASLDYNFVRFQQANLVRLDIMINGEKVDALASIVHRDHAYSRGREMVEKMRELIPRQMFEVAVQAAIGNQIIARSSVKAMRKDVLAKCYGGDVSRKKKLLEKQKEGKRRMKQVGRVEIPQEAFLAVLQVGKDK
- the era gene encoding GTPase Era gives rise to the protein MTQRCGYVSIIGRPNVGKSTLLNRIVGQKISITSRRPQTTRHRIMGIFTEGDDQILFVDTPGLHRQEARAINRYMNRAAASSVVDVDAIVWVVEGLQWTTDDELVLERLKDVEAPVLLFINKADKIHPKEKLLPHLQNLATKYSFAELIPGSAQLGRNVDTLLNALRKRLPENTHLYGEDEVTDRSQRFMAAELVREKLMRSLGAELPYASTVEIEAFEMDEQGKANIAAVIYVERAGQKAIVIGEKGERLKQIGTEARLEMQTTFDCPVHLQLWVKVKGGWADDERALRSLGYFED